A single window of Nicotiana sylvestris chromosome 5, ASM39365v2, whole genome shotgun sequence DNA harbors:
- the LOC138869656 gene encoding uncharacterized protein, giving the protein MDEYEACILGLRLAADMDVQDVLVLGDSGLLVHQIQGEWETRYLKLILYRQCLHDLSKRFRSVEFRHIPRIHNKVVDALATLASMLHQPDKIHVDLLHIQVRDQHAYCNMIEEEMDGATPYLLVYGTEVVIPAKVEIPSLRIIAEAGIDDDEWVKA; this is encoded by the exons atggatgaatatgaggcatgcattttaggcttacggttagctgcagacatggatgtccaggacgtcttggtcttgggagactcgggcctcctggtgcatcaaatccagggtgaatgggaaacacggtaTTTGAAGCTTATActatatcgacaatgtttgcacgatctgagcaaacgatttcgatcagtggagttcagacacatcccgagaatTCACAAtaaggttgtcgatgctttggccactttagcatcgatgttgcaccagccagacaaaattcatgttgacctaTTGCATAtacaggttcgtgatcagcatgcttattgcaacatgatagaggaagaaatggatg gtgcaactccttatttgttggtatacggaactgaagtagtgataccGGCAAAAgtagaaattccatccctccggattatcgctgaggctgggattgatgatgatgaatgggtcaaagcctgA